From the genome of Meriones unguiculatus strain TT.TT164.6M chromosome 17, Bangor_MerUng_6.1, whole genome shotgun sequence:
AATAGTTCTCTaaaaggatgactttgaacctACATTGGAGAGAGTTTTCCTGGATTCTGTTTTCTTGGAGCATGTTTAAAGCAAAAATATGTCTTGAGGGATGGGAGGATTGAAATTTAATGATATTTTCACCTAATATAATATCTACTTCAACAATTATTATTGAGAGTCAAAAGGACTCAGTGCTATGCAGCATATATATAGAAAACATTGTCATAAAACTAAGAGTAGGGAAGTTATAAACAgtgaaatggcaaaaaaaaaagaaatctaaacatTTCTCTTTAATAATTTTGCCAATGAATCTATGACTTGCTTATTTCTCAAACTGTAAATAATTGGATTTAACACAGGAATTATGACAGTGTAAAACAGAGAGTCTATCATATCTTGATCATCTACTTCTGAAGATGCCGGGTGCACATACATGAAGAGAAGAGGACCATAGTATAGAGACACTGATAAAAGATGAGCTCCACAGGTAGAGAAGGCTTTCTTTATACCTTtggcagatttcttttttaatattgtaAACAGAATAATAGTGTAAGAGACAAGGATGGTTGAAATAGTGAAAACCTGGATCgagccagaaaaaataaaaacaattaggtAATTCAGAGAAGTGTCAGTACAGGCAATCTTTAACAGTGATATAATGTCACAATAAAAGTGATGTATCATGTTGGAATTACAGAAGGTTAATCTCAATAAAAAACCTTCATGAATTAAAGCATGAATAATCCCACCTACAAAGGACAAGACTatcagacaaacacacagactaTTGGTCATAACCACTGGGTAGAGTAAAGGtttacagatggccacatagcgatCATAGGCCATTGCTGCCAAGAGGAAACATTCTGTGGTGGCActgatattaaataaaaaaaattgtgtcaTACATTCAGATAGAGAGATCAGCTTGCTCTTAGCAAAGAGGTCACGCAGCATCTTTGGAACCACTGTGGAAGATATAGATGTATCTACAAAAGCTAAACTTCCGAGGAACAGGTACATGGGGATGTGAAGGTGAGGGTCAGTCCAGATGAGAGTGATCAGACCAACGTTTCCCACAATGGTGATGAGATAGACCGCCAAGAAGACCAGGAACAGAGGGATTTCCCACAGTGGCTGATGAATGAGACCTGTGAGAACAAACTCCGTCAGCTGTGTTGTGTTCTCCTTTTCCATGTCTCCTCTGGATGGCTCTGCAGTGAAAGGCAGCGAACATAAAAAAGTATTTACTAGAATTTATAAACTGAAGACTGGAGATGCAGATTTGAAGTGAATGCAAACATTTATCAGAAGGCCCTTTGAATTTTATTTGCCATTATATAATAAACAAATTATTtagattaatataataaaatcaatttaacttttaaaagctCGAGTTGAAACATGGTAAGGATAGTTAAagacttcaaaatatttttagtttagtatatgtatgtttgtgtgagtggGTATTGTGTGCGCATGAGTATAGGTACCTATAGGAGTCAGAAAGGGTTAAGGCCTTCCTTAGAGGTGGAGTTATAGGCATTCATATGCCTGCAAGCTGCACAAGGAGAATTGATCTCTAGTCCCCAGAAACAGTAGTACTGCttttaacctctgggccatctctccagcactggacGAAAAGGATGTTAAATAATTGGAACACACTGACCATTTTTAACTTACTCACATGTTAAAAAAGGGAATAGCAttagaaaaaaactttaaaaatttaatatgtaGTGGTGAAGAAAAAAGTTGCTGGGAGGAAAAACTACTGAGAAATATAAACTACAAAACCATTGTTGTTGCTGTGAGGCTTCCAAACCACATTAGATATCTGAAACATTTGTGGACATTGTGCAAAAATTGGAACACATTTCCATAGAAACTGGTGCAGAAGTTTTGAAATGATGTTTAAAAGTCTGCACTCTATAAAATTCTCCAGGTGATACAAATGTGTGTGaagcacaaggagaccaacaaagccaaaagaagcAGGGCCCATGGGGTCTCCAGAGACTGATGtattaaccaaagaccatgcatagagtgGACCTagactctgctcagatgtagctcatagacagctcagtctccatgtgggttctctagtaagagagaagagacagtctctgatatgaacttagttgcctgctccttcatcacttctccctggtggagtgatctagccagcccacagaggaagaggatacaggcagtcttgatggaacctgatagacagtaggggaggaggacttgccctattagtgaactagggaagagtgttggtataacgttcttttggaatgtatacaatttacccttgttcattcaaatgctgatttctctacccccctacctggtttcaatcctgacattgctttgttacctgtctcaagtttgtgtaaacatgccaccatttgttctctatattgtcaattaaaacaaccagccataatgctgagcaatggagaggatagggtgggacgtTCTGGTCCagagtggaaggaagaggaaggaggcaggagaggaagagaggaaaatctgaggagaggtcttggaaccacttggagagatggaccaggcctaagatatgactaaaagaaagtataatgggtgaaatctgaatggtaggaaactatgcaggcttggaggtttagggtggAATATCgattgcccagcattatgctctaggttaattcaataaatcccagtctctgtgtggtgatctgggtatacagctggtttagaaataaccgctgcttaactaaaagatatatcaatagtaaatattaatacccacaacagaagagggataggggaggaagagggaagaagagtaggaatgggaggagataagggagggggctacaattgagatacaaagtgaataaattgtagtaaataataataacaataataatataaataaaatgatacaCCAATGCAGAAACAAATAGAGCCAGCAGCAGGGGGTCCATGTCGCAAAcaggagcctatgggggacatttctgaCTGAAACCATAGCAGGTGTTAAGAAGATGGTATTCCTTTGTGGTTTTGTTAAATATACTCCTgcatgaaagaatttttttttgtaaatagaGAAAAATACCTTATTTAGTtatgtaaatgaaaaaaatctgttctattggaaacaaacacaaacaaaacacaaaaaacagcaAAGGTGATATGACCTTGAGAAGGAGTAAGGCAGTGACAAGAtcaattttaaaacttaataGTGTACAGTGGCACGTGATACCTGTATGAGATGTTCATTAAGGGCAGGGTTATCACGTGTTAACTGTATGGCTGGTCAACTAAAACTAAGATTGACAACTAGACACAGTAACAAAGACGTGAAAAGTCCATGTGCCTCCTCTGACCATTCAAGTGAGCAGTGGCGAATGGCGGTGATGATGACAAGAGCAGCTAATGGTGAGATTACGCGTGGATGGCCATTGCATAGTgcacaaagagaaggaaatggaggcGTGGAAATAAGTGCAAGTATCCTATGTGAAAGTGGTTATAACAGAGGCGGATTCCATTTTCCACCAAGCGCCAGAGTCCTTCTCTGCTATGCAGCCAGGCAGAGGCTGTCCACCGCAGTAGAAGCTAAAGCATTTGAAAATGACTTTTGCATTCTGACAGAACATACAGCAGAACTGGGTCTAGATGTAAACCCACTCAGCTAGATTTGGCTAAGAGTAGCAAGGGGAAGAGACATCCAGATAAAAAGAGTGGTTTTAGTAGCAAAGGCACCTGGCCTCCAACAATACAGTGTACTCTTTTCTTTGACACATAGCAAGCTAGCTCCAGCAGCACTTAGAGCCTAGGTGAGCAGAGTACTGGCTTCTGATTTCAGATACTTACTGATTGCCTGGCTACCTGATGGTATTAATAGATCATGTCTTCTTGCTGAATATTCTGATACCCCTACCTTTCCATTAGTGCCAAATTTCCACctaataatgtatttttttctttgtcaccAAAAGCACAGGTAGCTCCCATGAGAATCAAGAGACAGGGAAAAGCAAAGTACTGGAAATGGAGGCACATTCTTTAATCCCTAATGCTtaagagtctgaggcaggaggttcgtttgttttcgtttttcttcccctttccccccagcaagaacctgcctcaaaagaaaacaaaaaacaaaaccaaccaaccaaccaaacaaacaaaatgtaaaattCCAGTAGGTAGCTGACATTTGTGGTCCTCAAAACGGGACAGATACTAATAATGACAAAATTGAGGAAAATATCAACAGTCAAATTAAAAACACGGGGAGGACAAGTGAAGGAAACCTGAATGCTGACATTAAGAAACATTTAGGAACTTTCCTGAGAAGAGTTTCTCATGTGTGACAGAGGGGGTGTCAGATAATAAAGGAACCAAAAGGACGTCGGATCCCCAAGGCAAGGAAAAGGCTATGGAGGAGCTGAAGAGCGCATTCACCAGTTGTCTAGTGCTCCTAACTTACCATAAACTGTGCCTATAGAATGCCTCTGCATATTTTAAATGAGAGGATAAACACATCAAGGAGATAAAAGCAAAGTATCAAGAGGGCAAAAGGGACAGCAAaggggtatttgtgtgtgtaaaagagaacGAAGGGGAGTAAGAGACATAGCACAGGTGTGACAGGTCACAAACTAGGGAGAGGAGCTGCCATCAATTCAAACTAAGTTTCTTTAGAAATCTGATTTTATTTGAGAGCATTTCCATTttcactagtttttttttttttttttcctagcaaggTAAAATTGAATGTTTTATTCGattcaatacaaaaaaaaaaaaaaaaaaaaaaaagaaaaaaaaatggaaattctcaaatcatgaactcagtggccggctctttgatcacctcctcctgaggggggagcagccttaccaggccacagaggaaaacaatgcagccagtcctgatgaggcctgataagctagggtcagatggaaggggaggaagacctctcctatcagttgacttggagaggggtatgggaagagatgagggagggaggatgggattgggagggaatgaaggagggagctacagctaggatacaaagtgaataaactgtaattaatataaaaaataaaaattaaaaaaagaaaaggaaactgacagagctgggatacaaaatgaataaattgtaattaataaaaataaattaattttaaaaaagaaaaaagaaattctcaaataaatttatgtttaaattGTATGTATGAGAAAGGGTAAAAGTGTCATAGAATGATGTTCTCAGCATATTTCCCGGCTGTTTATATGTGGAAGATGTGTTTGTATAAAACAAACATATGCACAGATACATCAGTCTACAAAACTGCATGAAATCTggcttatatatatttttatatctctctctgtgtatataaaTATGCTTTTTAAGTAAAGTattacatgaaaacaagaacataGAGGAGTTAGATAATGAatgttctcaaagaaataaaagttacttttactgGAATTGCTATCTAAGAGCAACTTAATATTTTAGCTCATCATCACTAAATGTTACGTTAATTAAGTAGGTAATAAAACATCTCTAACCATAAGAATTCAggttaaacttatttttaataagTTTATCATAAACTTTGCTTATTCATATTTAACCCCCAAACAAAATATACAAACAttgctcttgttttattttatgctgATCAAGgatatgaaaacataaatataaaattattgtaTATTTAACAGCATTTTAAGTTCCTCATGGAGAGGATTCAGAACATTACAGAAGTCATTTCTGTCTTACCTATAGTCTGGAAGAAGCTgcagagattttttaaaaataggtccTAGGCTCTCTAAAGCTGAGATGAACACAGTCCTACAGAAAAGCAATAACCTAGGGACCAGTTCTTACCACAGCGGCTAAGAACGGAGTTTTCCactttcctgatggtgagtgctctctgtcacgaataactccacatttggctaaggccgaggatctggcttgcttccatgtatgtggacctatctgcattgcccccgtggcacgcctgggttggctacccagaggctatttaagctgtgggctggctttccccggggtccgaggattgttcaatgttcctgaataaactgcattgaaaaaaaaaaaaagaaacactatctcgaagaaaaataaataaataaataaataaaatgcaaagaaaaaaaaaaaaacaaaaaacgaacgGAGTTTTCATTCTGCAAACACAGAAAATGTCTACATAAATTTTTTTCAGCCCAAGAGTCAACCAGGTGTAACACTGTGTGCTTCTGCTAAAAGGAGGAGAAATAAAGACCTGAAATTCCCAGCAGGAGCTCATGCATTCCCCCATGGGGAAAGTGCAGTTGCTGTGCTGGGCACTGTGGACTGGACGCAGGCGAGGAGTCCAAATGATCCCATGAGGCACTGTAGACATTTACACTATGACTATCCACTCATAGTGTCCAAACATATCTTCAGATGTACAAACTGCACTTTATGCAGTCTCTTATCACAGTTGACATTTTTGACAGGTTAGGCAAACTTTCATTTAAATTAATTGTAAGGATTGCTTACAGTGTTTCATGATGGTTTCCTCATGTAAATATGTTATTTCCCTTTGTTCTCATTCATTTCCTTTCCCACTTCCATCaccattctccctctcttccagCTGATGTCCTTCTAGTTCCTCCTTGTTTCAGTCTTCCTATGACATGTATTCCATTTCCCTTTATTTTCCACCTCACTTGacatctcttcctcctctctaatattttgtctttattttcatgatcccaaaacacatatataaataaacacacatatatgtatatagataaattatatttaagttctgtaaaagagagaaaaatgtagTCTTTGTCCTTCTGATCTGTCACTTGACGTAATGATTTCTAGATGCATATATTTTCATTCATATatgactattttatttttctttatgagtAAAAATGTTTCATTGTGTGTAAGTGTAGCATGCTTGTTTGCTGATGGACACTTCAGCTGGAATAATTTTCTGGCTATTGTTAAGAGTGGACCAAAAAGCTTAAGACGTGCAAGTATTTCTGTGATGCAGAGATTCAGATTCCTTggtgtaaattatttcattgctacttcataactgtaattttgctactgttatgaatcacattgtaaatatctgacatgcaggatatctgatatgccaccCCGAAGGAGTTGTGACCCACAGCTGAGAACCTCTGGTCTAGAGGAGGTTTTAATGTGataggaacatgttcaaaatttCCTTTTGATCATTAACATGAGAACTTGTCTATTAGCACCTATTTCTGGGGCTTCAGAGATGGTTTAGGGGTTAATAGCACTTGTTATTATTCTAGAGGACTTGAGTTTAAGTCTGTTCCCTACAAATACATGTTATGAAGACTTGCAATCGTCCATTTCCAGTTCCAGAGGCCCCCTTTTGGCCTCTGAGGCCACCAGACATGTATGTAGTattcagacatacatgcaagtaaaatatccatacacataaatataaaaataagtaaataaaacccCATTCAGAATGAGTACTTATAATGTATTTTCTGTCATTAAATTTTGATATTTGAGTAATAAAATATATCCACATGCAGTAatagctttggttttgttttgtctgttttgtttcattcctTACTTTTTTagcaaaaaaggagaaagggaaagaacatTATATTTCTCAATGACTTAATAGGTTATCTGGCATTTTTACAATTTTACCAGCGATGAAGAAATATTGAGATAAAAATAAACCATATGAAAAGTAGATTCACCGTGAAGACTGCAGCAGAATGGAATAACAAACTGATTGAGGCATATATTCACTAATCCAATCAAAACATTACTGTTCTCTTAAATTTTGTATAATTACCTTCCAATTATCTTTATTAATAACTTTGACTACCAAAGTTCTGTATTGTTACTTCCAGTAGGAATAATGTTtctaaataaatacacatatcACTTAATAAATAAACTCTTGTATCTAACTGAAATTCAAATTACATTTTCCCATGACTAATAATGTCCAccatgtgttttgtgtttttatttgacaTATTGACACATATTTCATGAATTTCCTCTTTCAGTGTTTGCATTGGGGCTAAAGGTTCTTCCTAAAATCTTATATAGTGACAACttagtctctctttttttccacacatatatttttattttaaaataaattagggAGTTCTGTATAAGCAGAGGGTACTCTGTGAAGAGGCTTGAATGAGAGACAAGAGAAGTGAGGAGAAAAGAAGGCTATTAGTGACATACTTTGGCTTTTTCACAAGTTACAGTAAGattacagaggaagagaatccagaaaTAGATCAGTTGTTTTGAATTCCTTTCATAGTTCAAGTTGAAGAGAGGTGAAAGCATGTGCAGATACTGTGCAATCTGTGCATAATATGAACAAATATTACTCAAATTTGTAATTGCATATTCAACTATAGAGGTATATGCCCATATTAAAAATCTGGCAACAGTGACAACTGTGTAAATGTCATTAAATAATATGCGTATTAGAGTTTGTGATATGAAATACCATCTCAGTAGTTGTTACAGAAAAGGCAGTGTAACAAAATGGAAAAGACTTGTAATTACAGTTTGCAAGGCACAGATTGGAAAACTTTTATACTGAGCATCTCCTTGGCACCAGCAAGAAGAGATTTGAGATTTCGATGTCCACCTGTGTGGACATTGAAATCTACAAGGGGGTAGAATAGAATAAATGACACTCATTCATTACTTTTAAGGGGTGTGGAGATGAAGAAAGCTAACAAGGAGTCAcaaataaaacatcaaaatgttattttttaagatCTTTTCAAGCAAATCACTGGACATTATAAAATTACATCTCCCTAGTGATTTTGGTAATAAATTATTGTTATTGAAATCTAATTCTTTATGATAAACAGTCTAATAAATATCAacatattaatgattttctttcctATTGCCTTCATTTGCTTAGTTTCTAGACTTCAAGACTGTTTATTTCTTATTCTGCTATTTGTTGCTTTTATCATACTCACAAACACTTCACCAAAAACTATATGAAAAAAGTCTATGAAAAGTTAACAAcagagcagccaatgggcttcctttgaacaggggttctaagtcctctctatgcatggtccttgattggagtattggtcccttcaggcctccctgggcccagattttttttgggggggggctcttttggtctccttgtagagttcctgtttcctccaggtctttctatctccctcttcttccataaggatttcgacattctgcccaaagtttggctgtgagtctcagtatctccctcgataccctggtgggtagagtctttcagaggtcctctagtaaggggtacaggagatGTCtcctaacatgaactcagtggccagttttttgatcatctccccctggggaatgcagccttgccaggccacagaggaaaatcgtgaagccagccttgataagagctgataagctagggtcagatagaagggagagggtcctcacctatcaggggactagggaaaggacatagggagagaagagggagggtggatgggactgggaggagatgagggaaggagctgcagtggagatacaaagtgaataaattgtaataaagaaatacataaataaataaaagttaaaaaagaaaaagaaaaaagttcaaaaCATCTAAAGGCACCCCTTTTCACCCCACATGGAAACAGTTAAGAgcattctgtttctctctctccctccttccctctctccttgtcCATCCTTTTCTACCCATCAtactccctctctccctgatatgataaatttatttttccaaatcACTTGACAtaagagaaaaatatacaaaGTCTCAAAACTGGAGAAGAAACTTTGAAAGATGAGTAGCTTTTCATCTCCTCATCTAAACACAAACCTACATTGTTTGTCATGATACAAACTCTTGAATAaaatgtatcccagaagcagaaagacacacatggtatatactcacttataagtggatattagacatataatataggataatcatgctaaaatctgtacagctaagaagctaagcaggaggaccctgggtaagatgctcaatcctcactgagaaaggctCATttagatggatatcagaagagggaggaaacagggcacttgacaggagcctaccacagagggactctgaaagagtctaccctgcagggtaacaaagcagaggctgataCTTTGGGCaggtgcaaggaatcttatgaaagaagggagagatagaaagatctggaggggacagttgCTCCaagatgagagaaaagaaaatctgggcacaggggtcttttctgagactgatactccaaccaaagaccattcagagggataacctagaacccctgttcagatgtagcccatggcagctcaagcgggttccctagtaaggggaacagggactgtctctgacatgaactcagtggtgggctctttgacaccacctcccccgggggggggcagcctttccaggccacagaggagtaatCAGTAATAACCACTCCATAGATTCAACAGTGTGCACTCCTGAAATTTTCTCTAAGTAAACTAGTCCATTAATTTGTAACTGAGCCTCATTTCAATTCATCAGATATGCACAGAGAatagatatttttctaaaatacaatACAAATGGTCCTTATCCCAGTTGCTAATACAGTATTTActtctttcttaaattttatgAGCCAAGCTCCCACAGTCCACATTACTCTTAGCACTACTGTCTTCTAGGCTGTGGACCACACAGCTAAAGTTAATAATATACCTTGAAATCACTCAAGATTTAAGACTTCTATTCTACAGTATACTTATCCTGCTTGTTTAACATTATTTTAGGAGAGCAATGTAACAATCAACATTTCCAGCCTTCTATTCAGTATGTATTCATGTCTATGTCTTAAATTATGTATTCTTCCACATCTCTGACCAAGAATAATGCATGTATATCATTTGTTAAAAGCAGCAATTACAGAGGTCGAAGGCAAAATTCACCATATAAGTTAAAATCAACGTTTATGGCTATTTGGTTGTAAACAACGGTGTTTATAGTACGCTTTGTTATCTCGGTTAGTTGGGATCAGTTGGAGCCACTGAATTAAGCACTTAGTAATATTCTGTTAacaatttctataaaatatcacATTTTTCCTTTCACTGTGTGATGGTTTCTACACTGTTCAGTAAGAGAGATGACAAAGCCCTTTGGTGTGGACAGAGAGaccaagacacacacagacacagacacacaatgttacacacaaaaacagacatagacacagaatCATGGGGACAGAATCATGAGACAACCTTCTGTAGGCAGGCATACATCCAAATTCACACAACAGATAGACAGGATGGAAGACATGGGAAACatgaaatagaaaatttaaaatggaCTTGCTCTTGGTTAAATAACTCCAAGGGGATGTACTTGCAATGTTACCATAATTTAACACTGATCCATTATTTGTTACTCAGAGTTTGTTAATCACTAGTCTGCACCAGTCTGTGTTACCATAATAACCTGTACTCTCATAGCATCACACCTCTTTTCTATACAAAATTTTCAAAGTCTTACATATtcatccaaaaataaaaacagccaagTTTTTACATGAATACCTCACTTCTTATACCATCTTTTGTATTAGCTACTTATCtgttactgtaataaaataccatggctaaaagcaacttatggaagaaatgGTTCACCATGACTTACAGTTCCAAAGGGTCAGAGTGCAAAATTATTTGGATGGCATTGTAATGGGCAACTAAAGCAGAAAGTTGGCTGATCACATTTAGGTAGCATACCAAAAACCAGAGAGAACTAACTACAAGAcaataaactctcaaagcccatccccagtgaaaCTTTTTCCAGCAAATCTTTTGTCCTAGAAATTCTATAATATCTCCAAGGAGCCTCAACAGCTGAACTATttggacacattttttttctttattcaaaaCATGAAAGACACCagtatttttgaattttattagaCAGATCATCTTAAGTCATAAAAATGATTGAAATTTTATGTAGTCAGGGTcaaagaaagacaagaagaaaaaatttaaaatcttaagATATGTCATTCAAAAAAacttacacagaaaaaaatgtgacattttaaaaattatacttttattttttcaaatttgtttattattaatcatagtttattcactttgtatttcagctgtagccccttccctcatcctctcccaatctcacccttcctcattCATctccttgcatgcccctcccaaagatcactgataagggaggtcctcttcccctaccatctgacctatcagatctcaccaggactggctgcattgtcttcctctgtggcctggtaaggctgctcctccctcagggggaggtgatcaaagaaccagccactgtgttcatgtcagagacaatccctattcccattattagggaacctgTTGTAATCAgtgaacccactaggagactgagctgccatgggctacatctctgcagggttctaggttatcaccatgcatggtccttggttgtagtataagtctcagaaaagacctctgtacccagattttttggttctg
Proteins encoded in this window:
- the LOC110543908 gene encoding olfactory receptor 5H19, translated to MEKENTTQLTEFVLTGLIHQPLWEIPLFLVFLAVYLITIVGNVGLITLIWTDPHLHIPMYLFLGSLAFVDTSISSTVVPKMLRDLFAKSKLISLSECMTQFFLFNISATTECFLLAAMAYDRYVAICKPLLYPVVMTNSLCVCLIVLSFVGGIIHALIHEGFLLRLTFCNSNMIHHFYCDIISLLKIACTDTSLNYLIVFIFSGSIQVFTISTILVSYTIILFTILKKKSAKGIKKAFSTCGAHLLSVSLYYGPLLFMYVHPASSEVDDQDMIDSLFYTVIIPVLNPIIYSLRNKQVIDSLAKLLKRNV